The stretch of DNA aatttttgcaattttttttttttaatctatgatctttttattttttctattttgtacattttggtttctcatttttagagcgtaatatatttatatatatatatatatatatttttttaatccttTATTTGCTCCCTCCATTTATGCCAtcatttttcaatattttgtGTTATCTCTATTGTTTTTAccttttgattttttaaaatgaacaaTTAATAATACCAATTTAACAAACATCTTTTGAGCACACAGTTTTTCTTAGTATTGAGAAATGAACATAGGTAAAGAACTCATATTCTTTTGTTCTTACTGATTAACTGACCCCTTACAATAAGGAATAATgtgtacataaattatattcaaatGAGGGCTACTGTTTTTcctatattttaagaaacgtatatatattatatgtatgtaatatatatatatatatatttttttttttttttttttggttaaaaaatttgtaatataactattattcgttaagcaaaaataagaataaggttgcatatacttatttacagagttttttttttttttttttttttttttttcattttatgaataacggcaaaaagaacaaaatagaTGAAACTTAAATTTTGCTACTTTGTATATTTTGAGTACagtattatgttatattttttttaaaaacacatgataaaattataacaatgaGTTAATTACTACATCTGAGTTGTAAGGAgaaaacataattatattaataatagaaGAAACGTGTAAAGAGGAAACAAATGGTGTAGCTGTGGCTAcaaatatgtgtacatatgtatttatgcattaatatatatattatgtgtatgtatacttacataacacgtgcatatataacaattttttcttattttcccGTTATATTAAAGAGAACTtggaacataaaaatatatgcaaataaaatttaggaACAAAAGGAATCTTGAAAGATATCTATTAAAAGATTTACTAAAATAgctttttaaaagaataaaacaataacatagaaatagaaaatgcttataaaaatgtatacacgtatgcatatatgtataggtaagtatatgtatatatatatgcacatgtgcatgtatgtatgtgaaAACGAATATACGTTCTGATGCGGTGCATAAGCCTGTGttgggtaaaaaaaaaattaaagggcaagtatataatattatacataactGAAATATTTTAGTTAAGTGTGTCTTACTAcagtacaaataaaaaatgaatatacatatatatatatatatatatatatatatcccacatatttttacatgaaatagaggaataaaaattaaattatattttaagatGTAAATAAAGGCACGTGAACAGAAAAAATCGCCTTTAAATGAATTCACGCCGATtttacatacaaatatgttAAGTACGTATGTTAAAGTATGTATGTTAAATGTGCATGTTACGAATGTACATGAGTATGtgcttgttttttttttttttaactgcTCACCTAAAGCTTTCTCCTCTTTCTTTGATAAAGTGGGAGATTCTCTGTCTCATCGGATGCACTTGGGTAGCTACAGTTATTCATGTTTTTCATCAAATTATTTTGTGATAGGTTAGATTTCATATCACTTAAAACGTTATTAATAAggttattttttgttaaattgtatttaattatactGTATGTAGCTTGCTTTCCAATTAAGCTACTATTTAGATCTACTTCATACTTACTCTGTATATCATCTAGTGAACTTAAGTTATAGCCCTTATATTTATTGACGATATCACCGTCGTTCGGTAGTAACACCTCGGTATTACCACTGCAACTGTTATTGTTGATGCTGCTACTGTTATTGTTGATGCTGCTACTGTTATTGTTAATGCTGCTACTGTTATTGTTAATGCTGCTACTGTTATTGTTAATGCTGCTAATATTATTGTTGACGCTGCTAATATTATTGTTGATGCtgctaatattattattatcattgccagtgttattcttatttttcgtATTCTGATATTTCTCACTGTGTTCATCGTGTTGGCTATAACAGTTACCATAAAAAACTTTCCTTTTCATACTATCGTTATCACTGTTATTGTTAGGCATGATGGCATTACgtctactactactactgcaACTAGTATGTGTGACTACACCTTTGTCATCATCTATTCTGGTATCTGTTTTTCCATTTCTGCTGTCAACCAAGTATTCATCATCCATGCTGCTGCAAATCCCGTTTCCATTACTCGTTCCTCTCTCTACATTCTTGTCAACTTGATCAAGCATGTTATTATTCCTTTTGTCACTGTTACTATCCATTGGCATTATTCCAGTAATGTTAACACTCTTTTTTATAGCTTTCTCATCATAAgggaaattttttaaaggatcaaaattattatgactgctttgtttttttttattattactattttttctctttattaCATCATTTGTAGTTTGATCCTTTGACAACTGTTCATCTGCAAGCAATACAACCTCttccataattttttctatatttacattattacaGTATtcagtatttttattatttttcatatcatttaaatatttcccTGTCAGCATATCTTTATTTGCATGTAGCAGTTCTATGatcttttcaaaattatttttcttcttatttacattaacatgttcataataattttcaccGAGTGCATTTTCCTTCATCTTACTTTGACTTTCGTTTACTCTGCTGTGCACATCGCCCACTCTGCTATACATATCGTCCACATTGCTCTTATATTCGTTCATTTCATTCTGACTTTCGCTCACTCTACTTTGGGCATTCTTTTTTAGTGCGTCTCTCAGTGCTGTAGTACGGTTCCTAATACTTGACATCACTATGTTGTTATCGCTTCCATGAATTCCATTTCCATTTCCGTAAGTATTATGACCAACAGAAGGTAAATCACTATGAAgaagcatatatttttttagctCCTCCTTTCCTCTTTTATATTCGTCCATTGGTCTACTCTCACTAAACACAATATTCTGTTCTGAATCGTTGTTACTTCTAtctgttttaattttattagacAGTGAATCATCGAAATGGTCAGCATCATTTTTATCTTGGTTGTtggtatatttattcttataataaCAGTCATCATTTCGTTCTTTAAAATCCACATGCGTTAGatattcatatgtatgtgGTGGAAGAATTGTCAtgtttttttcctcattctttttttcattatgcaTTAGAAGCGCACTTGTTAGAAGCTTCATATTTGGTTTGACTAAACCATTTGTTTTGttcaaataatttctttttttttttttttttttttttttttctcctccacttcctttgttttttttttcttcttctttacttcttcatttttcatttcgttACAAATTTGAGACGACTGTTCGAATTGCTGTTTCTTAGTTCCGACTGGGTGTTTATTATTCCCATTCGAACTAATGCCACTACTACTGCCTATAgtactgctactactaccGATGGTACTATCACTGCCGACAGTATTACTATGACTACCAACGCTACATCTTCCCCCTCGTGTTGAGCTCAAATTATTGCTTATAATATTGTCActtattttaacattatttGTACGAGAGAAACCTATTGCTTCTTGTATTTTTAGTGGTAATTGTATATCTACGTTCTGACCTGCGCTTTGATCTTCATTTTGTTCTTCGTTTTGTTtgtcatttttcttttgctcTCCTTGTTCCCCTCCAATAACAACATAATTAAcatgtttatgtttttttcttagGTTATACTTTGAATCAACTGAGTTAGAATCTGTTAGACCTTTTCTGACTTTGATTTCGTTGTTTACATGAGATGATAAGACATTCCTCCTGTTCTCAGTCTTCCCATCCCTACTACTGCTATGACCAACCTCCACAGGTGAAGCAAAGGATGAAACAGAAGCAGAAGGAACCGAAGCAACTGGAGCAACCGGAGCAATCACAGTACCATCGTTTCTAGTGTAGTCCCCCTTGAAATGATCCCTTTCACCTTCGTTCGGTAAATCGCTTACATATTCATCAGTATAACTCTTTTGGTAACTAACACTTCTACTTTGATTGTTCAACTGCtcattattctttatatcATTCCTTGCCCCTTTGTCGTTTCTAAGTTCAACTGAAGcttcatttttcatattcaaaAGAAGGGATATCATATGCTCTTTATTTTTGACATCTAAgtctttaaaaattttataagaatCAGTATTTTTCAGTTGATCATACATCATTTGTGTTTTGAAATGATACATTTCCTCTGCTGTTTgctccttttttcttttttttttttttttctttttttctttttcgaaAAGAAGCTCATCATTATGTTGTTGTTGCTTTTGTTTCTGTTTCTGCTTCTGTTGCTTCTGTTCTTGTCCTCCCTTTCCTTCTCCTTCTTCTTCTGCTATGCTTTCATccaccatatatatattctccATTACGTTCTTTTCATGTTGTGTCTTCATTGCTTCTGCTTTGGGTGCAGTATTCGGATgatccttttcatttttcctaTTATGATTTCGTTTATGATAAAGTAAGCGCTTTTTTAAATCGTTCATCTCTTTGGTGCTCCTATACATTGTTTCATTATTACTTTCCTCTAAACTCATTTcgttattttctaaatttaaaaaatctgTAGTTGACTTATTTACCTCGCCATCAAATTGTTCATAAACAAAGCGCTGATCATCGTTATCTACACTACGATACTTGCTCCCCTTACTTTTGCTGCTCACTCCGAATGAGTCCATACAGTGTGTGAGGGATGTAAGAGGTATATGAGTAGTAAATGGTTCACTTCTATTGTACACATTATCTTCTAACTTTGAGgatgttttaaaaatgttcGCACTGTCTTCTTCTTCATTCGACACGTTTGACATATTCGATATGCTTGTTTCTTTCTCGTCGCGGGCTTCTCCCTCCTCCTCTGGAATCGTGTTATTAGTATATTCCTTCTTCTTGGACAAATAAAAGGAATcttgtttttttcctttcctttTAACATCATTCTTGACATTTTTGTCTGCTCCTAACTGCTCATTTgtcattatataatttttattaaaattctgCGAGTTCAAATTACCATTCAGTATTTGGTAGTAATTCTCTAACAACTTGTTtcgaaataatttttcattattttccttttgcatgttcatatttttttttttacttttattatttatatatatgtgttccAGATATAATTTGTACAGTAACTCTAATTTGTTATGGTCCACTCCTCCTTTATTGTTTTTCAAATCGAACGGATTTAAAAGAGCACTGTCCTTCGGATCCTTGGCAGCTCTACTGCTACTGTGACCACTAACTGCACCGCTAACTACATCACTAACTATATCGCTGCCTTTTCCACCAATATTGGTTATGTTCGCACTAACGTGTTTGTTTACGTTATCGCTgctttttgtattattactCAGTACATAAGTCTTACTCTTATTGGATTCGCCACTTGAATGAAGAGGAGGAGGATTCAAAATTTCTAACCCTAATTTCGTTTCATTTTGTATGTGCGCATAATTGCTGCAAGGcttgtttttgttttcatttaagTTGTTATGGTTTACAGCCTTGAAAAGGAATTTGTTCAAATGATGTACGTCATCATTCACTCGATCATTCACTTGGTCATTCACTCGGTCGTTCACTCGGTCGTTCACTCGGTCGTTCGTTCGATCGGCCATTATGTTATCTACTCTGTTTTCCCTTCTGTCATACGTGGAGGGCATATCCTTCACTTTTCTACCACGAGTATTGATATTATTAGGCGTACTACTTTTTCGACTGCTTTTGGTGTAGGTCCCTCTACCGCTATCGTTGTGTTCGTGCATATAATACTTATCGCGCTTACTTTCGTACATGCTTCCCTGTTCTGCAGTAGTGATCGCGTTTTTATGCTTCATAACGTGATCATCATATGGGTGCTTACTAGGTTGGTGGATGCTACTGCTTTCAGCATGAATTTCATTACTTTGCTTATTTTCATCAGAGGGGTGAAAATAGGAATGCATTGACTCTTGtttcgttttatttatttctttataataattataaattaaacgGTACACTAAACTGTTATTTGCATTATATGCTGAGAGCATCTTATCGAGTTGATTCATCGACTTGTTCGTTTTTTTTATGTCCTTTGGGGGTATATAACTGTTTTCTACTAGAACATGGTTATTCTCTTCACCCATGTAGTTGTTTTTCTGTTTCCCATGCAATTGACAGCTATTAGATTTACGTTCATCCTTATCCCTTGTTTCATTACTATAGTATGCTTCTTTAGCTTGCTGCATCTTACTATTTAATGCTCCAACATTTGCGGACTGCAAAAAGGGGTTCTCGTTATTTGAattgttactgttattattattattattattattattattattattattattattattattattattattattattattattattattattattattattattattattattattattattattattattattattattattattattattattattattattattattattattattattatatattattattattaatactattattattattaatattattattattaatatattattattattaatattattattattaatattattattattaatactattattattaatactattattattaatactattattattaatactattattattaatattattatattcactGTTGTAATTATCGTCATAATTTCCCCCTTCTCTTCTCAGGTGGCCATTCCTACCGTCGTAGCATCCATTCTTGCCAATGTTATCACTATACCTGTTACTTCTATTGTGCATGTTAATGCTACGATTGTAATTGCTATTTCTACAGTTATCACTTGTGCATACGTGTACATCTTCACCGCTTCTGCAGAAGATGTAATTATGCCTGCTGGTCCTTGCCGTCATATTCCTTTTACTATtcttttgcatatttttcaaaaattcaaTATGTTCCTTCGTAAACAGAGTGGTATGCAGACTGCTGAGATGACTCGGTGGGGTTTGCTGTTGATAAGTAAACGTATATGGTATAACATTACTACTGTCATTCTGATCAATGTTATCAccattactattactgttattcTCACTGTTATCTTTAATACTATGACCACTACTATGACCAATACTATGGACAATATTATCGTCAACATTATCGTCAACATTATCGTCAATATGATCATCAATATGATCGTCAATATGATCATCAATATGATCGTCAATGTTATTGCCAATAACATTATCATTCAAGTGGGCATTATTCATATGCATCCCGTTCTTCCTAATATTGTTCCTGTAACTGCTTTCATTGTTCTTATTATTAATGCCATTTTCTAAATCCTCGTAATTTCCCTCTACAAGTTTATCACGATAACCACGATTACAACGCTCATCATGTGTACTATAATCACCATGTGTACTATACTCACCATGTGCACTATACTCACCATGTGCACTATACTCACCATGTGCACTATACTTACCATGTGCACCATACTTACCATGCGTGCCATACACATCATGCATACTATAGGCATTATGCATACCATACTCATCATGCTCACTATACACACCACCATCATTGCTGATGTCGACATGTGTACATCTTTCTTGCTCTAGAGcgcaaatatttttatttaaatatttcaagcCTAGCAAACTTCTATCTATAAacttctttttctcttcgttaatattataataacaattGTAACTACTACTGCATAGTATATTATGGTTACAACAATGCTGAGGAAACATccttctatattttttgatcATATATCTGAACAGGTtgtcatttatataattaacattttttagaATAGTTGACAAGTCCATATATGAATTACTATTATGTTTGTTTTGGTAATAGGATAAAAACTTGCTAATATTCGAATGCACATTGTCACTCAGATGATCTATAAATGGTCTCTTCGTACTACTATGTTTGTTATGGCTTTTTCTTCTAGGGTTAATAAAGTTACCTGGGTATTCATCGCTTTGGACATTATAAGCATAATGAATGTTCTTATACCTGAGAGCTCTTCGGCAGCGTTTGTTTTTACAAATGTAGGAATCCTCCTTCGACTGATTGTACTCTTTCTCTGTGTTGTGGTCCAAAATAGTGTACACTTTTTTCCTGTGTATATTAGAATGCATAACTTGGTGGTCTCTGCTCTTACTAATCATACCGATAACGTTGTGACTTCCCTCGATATTGCAATCGTCATTAATTTCGTTGTTTCGTTTGACACAATTATCATTATAGTTATCATCATAGTTATCATTAATACCAGTGTTATGGCTTCCACCACTGTCAATAGCACTACCGTTGTAACTACCACTGTTAGTACTACTTCCATTATGGCTACCACTGTTAGTACTACCATTACACGAGCTACTATCACCAATTTGATTActctttttcatatttactttatttctTCTCCTTTTTCTCTGGTTTCTCCTCGTTGTGCATTTTTCCTTGTGGCACAACCCTCCAGTGATACAACATTTCCTCCTTCTTCGAACACAATGTTCTTCATAATAATTGTGGTAAAGACCATGCATATATTGATGTTTGTAACAGTAGAGTATTTCATGTCTACTTGTCTTGCAGAAATTAGGCCATGATAAATAACTATATGCacaatttaaatgaataaaattattacaattgTAAATACTACATTTTAATGATGGAAAATTTAGTAAACAGActgaacattttttatgaaataaatgattAAACAAAATTGTTAAATTGAAATATCTATTACCATATGTATGATTATATGTGTAATTATTGAAATACAAACAATCTTTATGAcaagtatattttaaatatttcccATTTCTATGTTTCAACTTTATA from Plasmodium malariae genome assembly, chromosome: 1 encodes:
- the PmUG01_01030000 gene encoding conserved Plasmodium protein, unknown function, whose amino-acid sequence is MNEKKIFKDEYNFNINNMGSNKLIYDAVNFGCNSTILRKQNNTIKSFRNVNGLIDEGIIFEKKSLLKKKANECLWSMQKYDNSLKNHSYCLIHDSTNVNDESFPGNTNDNNSSTRNNEMNNEIIPYDDNRGKNNGSDNNKGDRENEGDGGDNSNDKDEDKEDDDDKEDKEDDDDKEDKEDDDDKEDEEDDDDEEDEEDDDDEEDEEDDDEEDDEDEEVDNEDDKDDGRKQNMKRIKRSRSFKSNSTMYTSVSSELSNSHYRKRKVSKCLSTSNDNDSLMFNLFDDELTYFYPNNSNSFNFTSSDYDEPEVCIGNNSNDVGINNVNGNNIGGNNIGGNNIGGNNIGGNNIGGNNIGGNNTGGNNTGGNNTGGNNTGGSGNSNTVGSNNNVNSRHKIGLHGVAEGDGNDIQEHVHQGDTSYYYTRRNKNQGNNGGEKIIYKERGMGTKDNRMEECRMKDSQTEECQLEKYQLQRRIRENHCIETKRGTKRNGKYNNPLAYSSSSDDMCSDNYSSSSAKHFCMHKNKIDISKRRNDNIFVYKEENILLLKKAHENNNTNYNDIIYHINTIMNVNKKIKVVIIGAGLSGLSAAYILQNHNIDVTVYEARNRIGGKFVFSKNYGKRYVGEVNLYVNRNNPLINFCIKKNIYTNNINRHLYKHYIYYKDKRIYIYELRNEFFKVISKLRNYYEHVCNLKTFSDIKNKKKLLYASLGEVITVIIQKMKKEKNYKYIYVQLYISYLESHCGINIYSLSIQYIFHNINFLDIFKNICCTFELTKIIKKLKQNVRIEKNKIVNKIYSYNDNIKLGFKNHVDSKLYDYCIVAVPLGVLKESVRYYGKGASRGTGNKGGGRKGGGSKIVGSRGVGNKGDRGGTNLEGQGELSLKNENNYKIINEGSTCNDYGTNCITNEHGNLLVVRRDDRNKEVVDIENNELYNVSDYIINNIDLTTNEFRSNMQMKCESAGNDYSGVEDYKNCPLGSVHTASNVDAHAGGTIKENVNAVINKNENINEMGVVDRGGEANQMNTNSIFPHKNSEVQVRKSGKEDGPRTEGGYMNRVKCSHHNENIVDDSNTYLYNKREPFKYDEEYTEKSNKLSPFDREGRKEKEEHQEKNSYNIQINSTFVHKKEAKDNKSTKMAFPNKEKTQRKKQIEHIKKRQKGKKKKYSRKNKKIKNFLQERNTGLIEFIPKLPEWKVNSIKRLKVSKNNKIVITLKERIINSDQNVTIFFNQSKGGKRRSTWGRDAFDRDSTDGALKAIGERSSYHDGRDCSYSNYNNYCNSNFKCHCNCRGGESSNVLETNRGIDSAQYNLKDKDVQNKEANIEAVDTKETECGKKQELEELRLDSHLSSGNELLINYFTHGNINSSEELRSNANQINGLTNMPNDISSAENIIPHIKENGVNEVNDMSNVCNVSNVSNVSNVSNVSNVNNVSNVSNVSNMNGVNDIRGSNRFSLAYEKESTVIKCLKKGRLIDSGKHYISYTNEREIKKYSHMTIYSTHPVIALFLRKKYSKAIIRMKRKRVINDCRYFLKSILPHVKIEKIIFYDWMNNKFSRGVNSFLGKNGLIIDKDILSFPVSNRLLFAGEHTHNSDCNSLVSAFLSGKREAYRIIEKINKVVYMNKLTKCFYNRDEVTVGTPLMPDWGEEGLGASSGVEGATAVAVGAYSGATSTLEIPNGRGYIKHCKEIVIKNIETDFFVYIYDDEVIGLNKNEYETWFDNVRCIFCNQTQTISKYFIGIIKLKHRNGKYLKYTCHKDCLYFNNYTYNHTYGNRYFNLTILFNHLFHKKCSVCLLNFPSLKCSIYNCNNFIHLNCAYSYLSWPNFCKTSRHEILYCYKHQYMHGLYHNYYEEHCVRRRRKCCITGGLCHKEKCTTRRNQRKRRRNKVNMKKSNQIGDSSSCNGSTNSGSHNGSSTNSGSYNGSAIDSGGSHNTGINDNYDDNYNDNCVKRNNEINDDCNIEGSHNVIGMISKSRDHQVMHSNIHRKKVYTILDHNTEKEYNQSKEDSYICKNKRCRRALRYKNIHYAYNVQSDEYPGNFINPRRKSHNKHSSTKRPFIDHLSDNVHSNISKFLSYYQNKHNSNSYMDLSTILKNVNYINDNLFRYMIKKYRRMFPQHCCNHNILCSSSYNCYYNINEEKKKFIDRSLLGLKYLNKNICALEQERCTHVDISNDGGVYSEHDEYGMHNAYSMHDVYGTHGKYGAHGKYSAHGEYSAHGEYSAHGEYSTHGDYSTHDERCNRGYRDKLVEGNYEDLENGINNKNNESSYRNNIRKNGMHMNNAHLNDNVIGNNIDDHIDDHIDDHIDDHIDDNVDDNVDDNIVHSIGHSSGHSIKDNSENNSNSNGDNIDQNDSSNVIPYTFTYQQQTPPSHLSSLHTTLFTKEHIEFLKNMQKNSKRNMTARTSRHNYIFCRSGEDVHVCTSDNCRNSNYNRSINMHNRSNRYSDNIGKNGCYDGRNGHLRREGGNYDDNYNSEYNNINNNSINNNSINNNSINNNSINNNNINNNNINNNNILIIIILIIIIVLIIIIYNNNNNNNNNNNNNNNNNNNNNNNNNNNNNNNNNNNNNNNNNNNNNNNNNNNNNNNNNSNNSNNENPFLQSANVGALNSKMQQAKEAYYSNETRDKDERKSNSCQLHGKQKNNYMGEENNHVLVENSYIPPKDIKKTNKSMNQLDKMLSAYNANNSLVYRLIYNYYKEINKTKQESMHSYFHPSDENKQSNEIHAESSSIHQPSKHPYDDHVMKHKNAITTAEQGSMYESKRDKYYMHEHNDSGRGTYTKSSRKSSTPNNINTRGRKVKDMPSTYDRRENRVDNIMADRTNDRVNDRVNDRVNDQVNDRVNDDVHHLNKFLFKAVNHNNLNENKNKPCSNYAHIQNETKLGLEILNPPPLHSSGESNKSKTYVLSNNTKSSDNVNKHVSANITNIGGKGSDIVSDVVSGAVSGHSSSRAAKDPKDSALLNPFDLKNNKGGVDHNKLELLYKLYLEHIYINNKSKKKNMNMQKENNEKLFRNKLLENYYQILNGNLNSQNFNKNYIMTNEQLGADKNVKNDVKRKGKKQDSFYLSKKKEYTNNTIPEEEGEARDEKETSISNMSNVSNEEEDSANIFKTSSKLEDNVYNRSEPFTTHIPLTSLTHCMDSFGVSSKSKGSKYRSVDNDDQRFVYEQFDGEVNKSTTDFLNLENNEMSLEESNNETMYRSTKEMNDLKKRLLYHKRNHNRKNEKDHPNTAPKAEAMKTQHEKNVMENIYMVDESIAEEEGEGKGGQEQKQQKQKQKQKQQQHNDELLFEKEKKKKKKKRKKEQTAEEMYHFKTQMMYDQLKNTDSYKIFKDLDVKNKEHMISLLLNMKNEASVELRNDKGARNDIKNNEQLNNQSRSVSYQKSYTDEYVSDLPNEGERDHFKGDYTRNDGTVIAPVAPVASVPSASVSSFASPVEVGHSSSRDGKTENRRNVLSSHVNNEIKVRKGLTDSNSVDSKYNLRKKHKHVNYVVIGGEQGEQKKNDKQNEEQNEDQSAGQNVDIQLPLKIQEAIGFSRTNNVKISDNIISNNLSSTRGGRCSVGSHSNTVGSDSTIGSSSSTIGSSSGISSNGNNKHPVGTKKQQFEQSSQICNEMKNEEVKKKKKKTKEVEEKKKKKKYLNKTNGLVKPNMKLLTSALLMHNEKKNEEKNMTILPPHTYEYLTHVDFKERNDDCYYKNKYTNNQDKNDADHFDDSLSNKIKTDRSNNDSEQNIVFSESRPMDEYKRGKEELKKYMLLHSDLPSVGHNTYGNGNGIHGSDNNIVMSSIRNRTTALRDALKKNAQSRVSESQNEMNEYKSNVDDMYSRVGDVHSRVNESQSKMKENALGENYYEHVNVNKKKNNFEKIIELLHANKDMLTGKYLNDMKNNKNTEYCNNVNIEKIMEEVVLLADEQLSKDQTTNDVIKRKNSNNKKKQSSHNNFDPLKNFPYDEKAIKKSVNITGIMPMDSNSDKRNNNMLDQVDKNVERGTSNGNGICSSMDDEYLVDSRNGKTDTRIDDDKGVVTHTSCSSSSRRNAIMPNNNSDNDSMKRKVFYGNCYSQHDEHSEKYQNTKNKNNTGNDNNNISSINNNISSVNNNISSINNNSSSINNNSSSINNNSSSINNNSSSINNNSCSGNTEVLLPNDGDIVNKYKGYNLSSLDDIQSKYEVDLNSSLIGKQATYSIIKYNLTKNNLINNVLSDMKSNLSQNNLMKNMNNCSYPSASDETENLPLYQRKRRKL